The proteins below are encoded in one region of bacterium:
- a CDS encoding polyprenyl synthetase family protein yields the protein MAQNAENFDAAEYLAKWAERTERALERFVPEKCASSAGIYEIMRYSLFAGGKRLRPVLCVAGCEAVGGDPEVVLPAACALECIHTYSLMHDDLPAMDDDDLRRGIPTSHKVYGEAGAILGGDGLLTMAFTCMADAGMARAVGADRVLRAAGLIADAAGASGMVGGQLLDLRADGQTPAPAEMEEIHRRKTGALIRAAVCAGGLLGGADDAQLEALGRYGAKAGLAFQIVDDILDVEGDAGAMGKPTGSDAAQNKATYPALYGIESSREMARRAEEEAQEALSLFSGAAAALAALARFIVLRRH from the coding sequence GTGGCGCAAAACGCGGAAAATTTCGATGCGGCCGAATATCTGGCCAAGTGGGCCGAACGGACCGAGCGGGCGCTGGAGCGGTTCGTCCCGGAGAAGTGCGCATCGTCCGCCGGGATCTACGAGATCATGCGCTACAGCCTCTTCGCGGGAGGCAAGCGGCTGCGCCCCGTTTTGTGCGTCGCCGGATGCGAGGCGGTGGGAGGCGACCCGGAAGTGGTGCTGCCCGCCGCCTGTGCGCTCGAGTGCATCCATACCTACTCCCTGATGCACGATGATCTCCCCGCGATGGACGATGACGATCTGCGCCGCGGGATTCCGACCAGCCACAAGGTTTACGGCGAGGCGGGCGCGATACTCGGCGGCGACGGGCTCCTGACGATGGCGTTCACCTGCATGGCCGATGCGGGGATGGCCCGCGCGGTGGGGGCCGATCGGGTGCTCCGGGCGGCGGGCCTCATCGCGGATGCCGCCGGGGCGAGCGGTATGGTGGGCGGCCAGCTGCTCGATCTGCGCGCGGATGGTCAAACGCCCGCCCCGGCTGAGATGGAGGAGATTCACCGGCGAAAGACCGGCGCCCTCATCCGCGCGGCGGTGTGCGCCGGGGGGCTGCTCGGGGGGGCGGACGATGCCCAGCTCGAGGCGCTGGGCCGCTACGGCGCCAAGGCGGGCCTCGCCTTCCAGATTGTGGACGATATCCTCGATGTCGAGGGGGACGCCGGGGCGATGGGAAAGCCCACCGGCTCGGATGCCGCCCAGAATAAGGCCACCTACCCGGCTCTTTACGGCATCGAGTCCTCGCGCGAAATGGCCCGCCGGGCGGAGGAGGAGGCCCAGGAGGCCCTTTCGCTCTTTTCGGGGGCGGCGGCGGCGCTGGCCGCCCTCGCCCGTTTCATCGTATTGCGGCGGCACTAA